The genomic interval CAAACAATAGCAGCCAATCACTGAGCTGTTAGTGGAGCGACAGTTTGAGCCGATTTGGAGGACATTTGCCACTGAATGCAGAGCTGCAACAGTTCATGAGTTCATGACAGTGTATGTGATGAAAAACAATGTATAATGTtagaatcagtaagattttttaaaaaagaaatgaaaactattattcagtaaggatgcataaattgatcaaaagtaacagtaaagatatttacaatgttacaatgtTATTAGATCtaagaaatgctgttcttttgaactttctattcatctgtgaatcctgaaaaataaaatgcatcaaggtttccacaaaaatattcccaagtgttttcaacattgataataatcagaaatatttcttaagcagcaaatcagcatattcaaacagtgttgccaagtcctgCAGTTTTAGGCTACTtaaacactgttgccgcaggttgttttttttatgtccgTGGTTTTAAATgaccccaataacatcataCTTAGCCCCCGGAATGCGGTTTTTAACGAGGGACTCTCCTCGAAACACAACTGGGGTAGTTTTAGGCTAGCTTTGAGAAgtaattgggcaggttttgttgtgaaaacctggaaaCCCTGTGTTAGAATgagttctgaaggatcatgcgacactgaagactggagtaatgatgctggaaattcagctttgatcaattatattttaccatatattcacatagaaaatagttattttgaattgcaataatatttcacatttctacagtttttactgtatttttgatccaataaatgcagccttggagagcagaaaagacatttaaaaacataaatctaaccgacctcaaatgttttaaaagtagtGTGCGGAAAGAGTTATGAAACACGCAATAAAATTTAGAATGGACAAAATCAGAAGTAAGATTAAGTATATAAGGgatgaaataatgaaaatgcattaatattagATCGAGTAGGTATGTAGATTTCTTAATTTGCATAAAGACGTGTTCAGCCTTTTTCTAACAGTTCAGTCCAAATTAAGTCCCATTTTAGTCTGGACATCAAATGTGCATGGCATATTTCTCATATGGCCTGTATTTGTGAATTTAGTTGTGAAAGTCTGGCATTTTCATAAGTGGTTACAAAATCCCTGATCAGCGGTTACAGAAAAGTCAACGTTATCTAGTCAAATCGGTCCTATTGGATACTACATTTAAACTAACGGGAGAAAAACGGGAGTACGAGTACAGATTTGTGCAGTCTGAAAGAAAAACTGAATGATAAAATGGAGTGAAGAATCATATTTAGTTTTATCACACCATCAAACTGAGCATAAAGCATCTACACTATGTGTTTAAGGGAGTGCTGATTAAATTGTGATATTATAATCTTTGATATTGCTACAAGGGTCGAAAAGTTACCCACAATAATGATCCACAGGCACTTCATTCAATAAAACACCAGGTTAGGTTGCTTTCCTTAAAGCGAAGGAGAAATAACAAGGACTGCTGGGATCGAAAACCTGTTTAGACTCATGACAACTCGACAACCGTGAGACTTCAGGACCTGAGATGGAGACACAGCTTTCGTTTGATAAACTACAATGCATGACTTGtaaacatcaaaacatggaaaatgGAAGAGCGCCACCTGTCTGACCTGAAACACACGACGTCTGTTTATCAACCAGCAGCTGGCGTGACGTTCACAGCCGGCTGGAGAAAAGCGTTTTATTCGCTTCCATCGAACTGTTAATAAAAGACGAGGAGCATCTCGTGAAGGAAGAgaggaagaaaaacagaaaCCGAAGCGTGTAACAGGAAGACGTGGATTGGACGACAGACGCGAGTGTGTGTTTCTACATTAGAGGAGTTCTTATCCAAAATAttagaacatttaaaacaatctgATAGAGTTTAGgacaataattattatcaatagcAGTCTTATCataccaataataatattattaattgcaACTAGTAAGATTCGTCGTGAGGTTTTCCTTGGCAGTCCCAAAAAAGTGTTCTGTTCGCACTGCGTCGTTTCCGTCCCCCTCTCTCACCTCTGTTTATTAAACGTCGCCGTCAAAAGACAAAAGCAGCTTTTCGTGTTGTGTGTGACGCCGGAGCCCTTGAGCTTGTTTCGTGTGCATCTCGTCCGTCTCCTCAGAGCCGCGTCTGGGCCTCGGGCACGTAGATCTCGATGCTGTCGGCGCTCTCGGTGGCCGAGTTCTGCTTGACGGACTGAGCTCTCTTGGCCGCCATGAGCCGCTTGCGAGCCTCCTGTCTCTGTTTGTCCACCGTGTCGTTGCTCTTCTCTCGGCCCAGGGCGGGTTTACTCTTTCCGGGCTTCTTGGGCACCGGAGGAGCCTGTTTCTGGTTCTCCTGAACGTCACACAACCGGAAAGATCAGAGACGGAGAAACACAAACTATAAGAAACacactcttaatgcatttatgttttggagtcagtgttgttattgttcactgaaactaaaactgttcGCAATCATTTTTGGAAGCTGAACTAAAAATGGccaatgaactgaaataaaataagtattaaaattaccagtaagataaaaaaaaaggaaagaatacTTTTAgtaaggacacattaaatgtaacaaaacagacagatttctatttcaaataaatgctcttcttttgttttcaaaattgataaaaaaagaaCTATTATTAATAAGTAGCATCAATAAATGACAATAATTAAGGCAGAACATTGttgctaatgatgctaaaaattcagctttgcatcacaggaataaattacattttataatatgttaaaacagaaatccttttttttttttcttttaaatgtctcacaatattaagtttttactgtattttaagttatttaattttattttaagtcattttaaattaaagctaaataaataaataaataaacagaaagattaaagcaaagaaaaaaagaactacTGAAacgtaaactaaaataaaaattgaaaacataaaaataaaagctacttCCAGTATATTAACAAACACGataactgtatataaataatactaaaataacactgtaataaataaatacataaaaatgacataagcacagaaaaaaaacactgaaacttaaactaaaataaaaattgaaaaaataaaaataaaagctaattccaGTATATTAACAAACATGataactgtatataaataatactaaaataacattgtaataaataaataaataaaaaaataaaaaggacaaaagcacagaaaaaaaatactgaaacttaaactaaaaaaaaaaaaaaaaaaaaaaaaaaaaaattaaatataaaaataaaagctaattccagaatattaacaaataatataacagtatataactaatactaaaataacatggtaataaataaataaataaataaagatgaaagcataaaaaaactactgaacttaaactaaaataaaaactgaaaatataaaaattaaagctaaatccAGAATATTAACAAATACTATAACAGTACAtaaatgacactaaaataacacttttctgagtgtgaatgtgtatatttacagtTTGCAAATGACAATATGACATCCACATGGCATCTATGGCATTTATTTCAATtgctaataatgttttattagtcGTGTTTGTACCTGCTTCTCAGGTGAGTTTCCTTCCAGTTTCCAGTCGTTTGATTTGAGATGATAAAGCTCGTCAAACTTGAGGCTGATGTCTTCTATTGACAGCTGCAGAAGATCCCAAAACCCGGCCAGATCTTGAGCCGTGGGTCTCGGGTTTGCGTTCACATTCTGAACAGACAGacgaaagaaattatatttaatatgaaacagCATATCACACACGTACTTCTTCAGCTGTCCACAAGAGGGCGACACGTCTCAAGACATCTAATTCTATTTCTCATAAATGTGTTGCTCTTGCCGTTTTCTGatactgatttgctgatttGATTACTAATGCTGAACTTTAGTCAGAATAGACGCTGTATTTGAGCtcattaaagatattttgaaccCAAGCAGAAtgaatgtgtgtatatttgtaaaatcattctaacataAACTGTTAGAAGCACTGAATTGAAAATAAGATCAGTTTTACGaataatatacacacatttattctgcTCAGTATGTTGTGTACTTGTCTCAGTAAATGAAACACTGAAAGTAAATGATTTTGTCCACCGGAAGCGTGTGCTAAGacataaataatgttcagtGTCTGAATAAACAAGACTGGAGCATGTTGTGCTCGAGCTGCTGTGATCCACCTACCAGGTTTTGTTCACACAGGCCTCTGAACTGCTGGAATTTCTGGGACATGAGGAGCTGAGCGCTGCCCACCGCACTACGCACCTTCCCCAGAACtacacacagacagagagagagagagagagagacagcggTGATCTGTAAGTGTTTGGCAGAAAGACCTGTGGAAAACTAATGAACTAAACCAGCCgtatataatacacacacagagactgTGACAAATGGTAGAAACCGTAGAGCTGCTCAGAACACATGTAATTAACCTAATTAATGAGGCACTCTGTTTCATTCATTAGGAGAAATCAAAGCCTGTGTGCCACTTTAAAAGGTCTAACTAATGAACATACTAATGAAATCACAGAAACACTTAAAATCACCGACCGCAGAGACCTCAAAACACACTACAGCAGTGTTATTCTAGTGTAACTACTATTATagcatttgtttatattttgatttagctcttatttctattttttcagtttttagtcattttgttatgcattttagtcattttcattttttctgtctttttaatatttctaactttctatttatttcttcttcttcttattattactatttattattattattatacttcaGCTTAAACCTATATTTCAGTAACACTtctaagtttaagttttttgttcaactttaagcttgtttttttaatttcccaTATAATTTTAGcatattcagtttaattttaattctaatttaggttttattcaatttagtatgtgcttttgtcattttttattacattttaaatatatatattttctatttagcttcattatatttttattttagttttagtaattatatgttttatatctTTATTATAGTGCTTCAACTTACACCTTCAGCAACACTTCTaagtttttaagctttttttaatctaatattttgcatatttagtttcatttttagtttgttttattcaatttgttatgtgcttttgtaatttttattagatttaaaaaatatgtatatttctagttcattttttatttcagttttagtaattatattacttcatcttcaaattaatttatttctatttatttctattaattatAGTATGTCAACTTAAACCTATATTTCAGTAACACTACTAAGTGTACGTTTTCTTAAGTTTTTTaagcttgtttttttaatttgatctaatattttgcatattcagtttcattttaatattggcTTAAGCTCTATTTaatttgttatgtgcttttgtcatttttttatttaaaaatataaatatatttctatttagcttcattttatttctaatttcaGTGTTAgtaattatattactttaacttaatttatttttatttatttctattaattgTAGTACTTTAACTCAACCCTATATTTCACTAACACTTCTAAGTTtaagctttttgttttttaacttgtttttttaatttttcatctaatatttagcatattcagtttcattttaattttagtttaagttttattcAATTTGTTATCTGCTTTTGccatttgtttattatatttaaaaaagatatatatttctattgagccttattttattttttatttcagttttagtaattatattacttcaacttaatttatttctattaattatAGTACTTCAACCTACTTGTAAACCTACAGTACATTTCACTAACACTtctaagtttaagttttttaatcttgtttttttatttttcatctaatattttgcatattcagtttcatttttagttttattcaatttgatataaaaatttCAAAGTAAGTATTATTCAATTtgatatgtgcttttgtcatttttttagattaaaaaaatacattaatttctatttagcttcactttattttttatttcagttttagtaattatattactttaaCTTAAACTTAATTTCAGTTAGTTACCAAGGCATCCTTTCTAATTtctgtttatgttttaaaagtttaaattcatctaatatttagtattttaatatactataatatttagtataacTTTAGTTAAAGTTGTagacattttgttttatgcttttgtcatttgttttttttttttactttatttaatcatttattcagttgccaaagcaacatttctaattttgtttagttttttcatctaatatttctactttatttaaGCTTTAAGCTTTACTTCAGTTacagaaaactatttttaaatatatttaactgataataacaacaacactgtaCAACTACAACAACATATGGTCttcattaaaatctaaaaagtgtttaaatgaagCAAATATAATTACCTCACTATAAAACAATAGGATGGGAATATACGGATACGTCTGTGTCAGCGTGTGTgattatgtgtgtgtatcttAACTGTTTTGTCAGACGTTAAAACACTAATCTGTGTTAATCAGATTAGATTAGtgcattttattaaactaaACACCTTTCTAATTGCTGATTTGACATATGACACACAGAGACAAACACATCACATACATATGTGAGACCAGTCGTGTTTTTTAGATTTTGGAGGGCGACACTATGATCTCAAGTCGACCAGAACACACCAAAAAGCACACACGCGGTCTTACCCTCTTCTGAGAGCTGGTGCTCTTTGGTCTCTTTCTCCATCTGACAGCACCAGCCCTCCATTCGTCCCGTCTCAGCCTGCAGGAGCTTCAGGAACCAGTGACCGTCCCGCCGGCACGCCGTCGCACCCGTGGAGGCCGTCAGCGGCTGGGCGGGGCCTCCGTTCCCCGTCCCGTTCCCGCTCTCCAGCCAGGGGTCGGGCGGCGGGAGGGAGGACGGGTCGAGGGCCGGATCCAGACTCTCGGAGAAGGACGACGAGCTGCTCTGCGTGGTCGAGCGATTGGTCAGGATCTGTCGGGAGGGGCCGCTGGTCGTCACCGCGACATCGTTGTCATGGTTACCGTTGTCGAGGGAGAGCTGGGGAGGCGAGTCCACCGATTGGCTGGCGCTGTTGACCATGACTTTCTTCTCGGTGTGTTTGGAGTTGGACGGGAACGTCAGCGACGTGAGCGAGAGATCTTGCGTGTCGGAGTCCGTCTCTTGCCGAGAGGCCATACTACTGGAGCGGCTGAAActaacacacacatttacagagAGACAGGAGTCAGATGAGGTCAGTTGAAAATCATATCAATTACGCGTCCAACTCCAGACACCGCCTCCCATTAGATTGTGTTTAACACTGCACTAAACAGCAAAAACTAGGCCATAATGAGCTGAAGCATGAAAATATATGCCCCGTCGAGCGACTACGGCTTGGCTCGGGATTCTGGCATCTTCACAGGGCAGTAATGTTGGCGTGAACTGCATGTAGGTCTGTGTTTGACATCACATACAATGAGATACAATTAAAAATGGTGTTTAATCAAGCTGGATAGagcattattttaaaagaagCTGAGTTgtttatgtaatgtttttagtCTACACTAAGAATGGCACTTAAAAAATGAaggaattaatttattaatataaatttattaatataaaatatttattaatataaaacttgaaaaacaaatatttaaaagtatttaattaatgCTTTCGATAATTTAGTGAAATGTAACAAtagaaaaatcatttaaaatggaattttattttataaatgcaaatggaataaaaatgttattttaatattgttgaaaatagtttaattgttgcaattataaaaaagtaattttatatattttttaaaaatcatttaatcgTTCAAAAGTTctgagattttttaaatgtttaaatacattaaaatatgtacaatttaaataataaaataaaaataaaaataaaataataaaataactcttCTCTATTAGTTGTGTAATGTTTTCAGTCTACACTAAGAACGgcacttaaaaaattaattaattaattaattaatataatttttttacacttgtcatataaatatttaaaattatttaattaatgcatttgataattttgtgaaattaaaaaatacaaaaataatttaaaattcaattataaaaatgttattttaatatttttcaaaattgtttaaCCGTTAAAAAgttctgagattttttttaaaatgtttaaaatacataaacatttgaataaactaaaataattgtaaaatgcttaatttttttatactgtaaaatcagtaatattgtaaaaatgttattacaatttaaaacaactgttctCTGTTAGTCAGTTATATAATGTTTCCAGTCTACACTGAGAATGGCACTTTAAAAATTaaggaattaattaatttattaatataaaaaatgttaaacttgacaaataaatatttaaaattatttaattaatgcttTCGATAATTTAGAGAAATGTAACAAcagaaaaatcatttaaaatgcaattataaaaatgttattttaatatttttcaaaatattttaatcattcaaaagttccgacatttgcttttaaatgtgtaaaacacatttaaatttttttttattaaattaaaataatttaaaaacatattttttgacatacagtaaaataagtagtattgtgaaatattattacaatttaaaataattgttctctaatagaatatattttaaaatttgatttatttctgcGATGGCAAAGCTGCTATAATCAAAGAtgtttaattatattcatttcgAAACCGAGAtgcattttttcaagattttttgacATGTAGCAAGAGAAcagcatgtatttgaaataaaacacttagcagtaaatgattgttttatattataattatattataatttaatgaaatgtctttactgtcacttttggtcaatttaatgcgtccttggtaaataaaagtattattttctttaaaaaaaaaaaaaaaaaaccttactgataTGTCCATGTCTATGTTATAATTGCATTATTTGCATGGATTCCCTAGTCTAATGcagtttttttattcttattttcaaaaagaaaGCTGTTTGGTTTGGTTCAAAGCTCAAAACTCTTTTTATTGGTGAATCCTCTTAAAGGAATATAGaaaaactaagaaaagaaaaaaatacttccAGAACCAAGCCAAGGCTGCTAAGAAAGTGAGACTTTAtgagttttttttacagtgtgaaagaaacaggaagtgaaaCAAACTCACGTCCAGCCGTCCTCCACTTGAACTCCGATCGACTGGAATCTGGCCAATGGTGGCGTCTCAACTTTAGCTTGGATTTCCTGAATACAGTCGACCTACAAACAATGGTTAAACCTTCAATGATTAAAATCCACTTATATTGAAGTGTGTGACCGACTGAGCTCAACAAACTCACTTGAATCCCAATGGAGGACAGTTTCCGTCGGGGGACGGGGTCTATAGGGTGTTCGTCCGCAGCGAGCGCTTCGCCCTTCACCTGCTCATTATGGGACTCTCGGAGCGGGTTGGGAGAGATCACCACGGCCGCTGGGATCTGGGGTTCGCGGGGCGGCGCTACAGGAAGCTGGGGTCGTGTGCCTTTGGCCAGACTGTTGGCCCGCGTGCTGTCGAGGCTGTCGGAGGAGTTGCTGCGTCCTGATTGGCTGTTGACCTCGCTCTTGCGGTCGTGGTGGTCGGGGTAGCAGTCCTGCGCCGACTCGGTGCTGCTCTGCACGGTGACGGAGATGAAGGGTTTGGAGGTGGTGCGAGggggaacaggaggcggagccaCCTTCTTACAGGTGGTCATACACGTGGAGACTGCAGACACGGAGAGAAAGAAGACATTAGAGTGATGAGATTCATGGCAAGACATTTGACATGTCCCTCAAACTTAGCACGCacatagggctgggcgataaatcgATAACGCGGTATAAATTTCCTCGACAAATGATAACAAGAGCTTGCTTAATGTTCCACATAATGTTAATGCGGCAAAAGCGCATAAGTCTCGATCAAGTGACCACTAAACagtgctgtgagatccagtgtaaagcacttgaattcagtgaagaacacaaatgactctttatttttcagatgatacagtgctgacaaacaggagagtGCGCAATGATACACTCAGAAGGTTTCTAATCTACAAATcaccatcatttaccatagatttactgtagtagcactaactacaccatggtattgtgtcagaaatgtgggtattcatgttgaattttattatattattaatgtattccagaacaaaaatgtacagataatgtactcaccctcttgtcatccaagatgttcatgtctttctttcttcagttgtaaagaaattgttttttttgaggaaaacatttcaggatttctctccatatagtggacttcaatggtgcctgcgagtgTGAACGTCCAAAATACaggttaaatgcagcttcaaagggctctaagccctttgaagctgccgaggaataagggttttatctagcaaaacaaaaaaaaagactttacaaagaagatcaaacaccctttacaaaaaaagtaataaaaacagcgatgtaggacgattttgaagttggaggagaaaatgagatgggagtttttagacataccctaactgccatgaaaggaaaaaacagttcaggcagagtaagactaaaataaaataaccaatctttttgctagataagacccttcttcctcggctgggatcgtttagagccatttgaagctgcattttaactacattttggaagttcaaactcacaggcacaatatcagtccattacatggagagaaatcctgaaatgttttcctcaaaaaacatgattttttatgactgaagaaagaagacatgaacatcttggatgacaagggggtgagtatattatatgtaaatttttgttctaaagtgaactaatcctttaaatgtattgaaggacGAGTAacggaatataattacagtatttttggtgtttatgcatttatactaaatgtatttaaactactgtttttcttacaaatacatagaaaacataatacatttttaccatggtattgaggtgctacATTTGTGGGTTTACTGTTTTCATTATGATCTAAATGTATGCTACTATGGAAGACCAATggttaattaaacaaaacaaaacaaaacaaaacaaaacaaaaaaaaacctcaaacagtaagaataattaaatttcaccataattttttttacctcattttaaaaatgaggttgctacaattttgaccaatattactgattttaatgataaacataaatctacatctgcatcctaactcaagctactatcaaatgtgtatttctaagaaacaattttttttatattattattaatattatgaggcaacacaaacctgtttcttgatttgaaacaatgttACTCATTAGAATATGTACAACTAAgagagtattttttttcttattattttgaataattatttttttatggaaaaatGACTGGAGAAAGTGTAAAGAACTCCaaaacatgaagtgtttgtcatgttctgaccttAAAGAAcagtttaaaaccacaattaaCCGTCtgttttttacaactttcacactgaagcaaaaatctgcctttaaacttgaaagaaataaagacttGAAATTTGTTGTGATAATTATCGACATCGactgacatgaaaaaaaatattgcaatgttttttggTCCATATCACCCAACCTTACATGCAAGACATAAAATCACCTCAGTGGTGGGCGTgatgtatatttgtatgtatgcaagtacacacacacacacacacaccaatgcAATTTAAACCAATACTGTTATCAGGAGACAGTATTTTTTCCATAGTTTGTCTACAGCCctgttttacataataataacaaaatgatCATTACATAACACAATCAATACAAAGCATACATGATGAATATATCCCTTTTATACATCTTAATATatcttaaaaacaacaacaacaacaatagcatatataaataattatatataattaatattttttaaatatcattcgAAATAACATAATtcactaataattaaatatgtatgtcatttaaaatgttttactaaatGTTCACAAATgtactaatatttattaatataatgtacaaatgtattatatatatatatatattgtttattttttaaataatgttgatttattttgatCCTACACATTTGTtgcttcaaaatgaaaatttggttCAACAATTACTCACTACTACAATTAATAGCAACTTAAagattacaaatatattaaaattcatGAATATAAATTCTAATTCATAGTCAGAGTACATGtattcacaaaaatgaatattaaagcTGACTCAAACACACAAACCTGCAAAGGCCAAGATCGATGAGCAAAATCAAAAGCTGCTGTCTTtgtaacaacaataatattattaattctatACTACAATTACAGCACTAATTCTCAGCTGTAGTCTGGTCTCATCTTCACAGCTCTCAGCATGTACATGtgtccatgtgtgtgtgtgtgttgcccGTGTTTATGATGCCAGTGA from Labeo rohita strain BAU-BD-2019 chromosome 6, IGBB_LRoh.1.0, whole genome shotgun sequence carries:
- the dlgap4b gene encoding disks large-associated protein 4 isoform X5; the protein is MTTCKKVAPPPVPPRTTSKPFISVTVQSSTESAQDCYPDHHDRKSEVNSQSGRSNSSDSLDSTRANSLAKGTRPQLPVAPPREPQIPAAVVISPNPLRESHNEQVKGEALAADEHPIDPVPRRKLSSIGIQVDCIQEIQAKVETPPLARFQSIGVQVEDGWTFSRSSSMASRQETDSDTQDLSLTSLTFPSNSKHTEKKVMVNSASQSVDSPPQLSLDNGNHDNDVAVTTSGPSRQILTNRSTTQSSSSSFSESLDPALDPSSLPPPDPWLESGNGTGNGGPAQPLTASTGATACRRDGHWFLKLLQAETGRMEGWCCQMEKETKEHQLSEEVLGKVRSAVGSAQLLMSQKFQQFRGLCEQNLNVNANPRPTAQDLAGFWDLLQLSIEDISLKFDELYHLKSNDWKLEGNSPEKQENQKQAPPVPKKPGKSKPALGREKSNDTVDKQRQEARKRLMAAKRAQSVKQNSATESADSIEIYVPEAQTRL